GCGGCCCGCCAGACGACGTCGGTCAGCCGCCAGCGATTCCAGCTTCTTGCGTTCCGACAGCAGCGATTGCCGCGCCGCCGCCAGGCGCTTGCGCTCCGCCGCGATTTCCGCCTGCAGGGCCTCAACCTCTTCCAGCTCCGCACGCAGCGCCATCGCCGATTCCTGGACCTGCGGCAGGGCGGCGCGTAGCAGAATGCCGCCGCGCACCGTGTCCAGCGGCGCCGAAGGTGAAGCGATCATGGCTTCTGGCGGGCGGCGCGACAGCCGCTGCAACCCGGCCAGCAATGCCGCCACCTCGGCATCGCGGCCCTGCAGCGCGGCGCGCTTGCGGTTGGCCTCCCGTGTCAGCTCACGCAGCGACTCCTCGACGCGCGACAGGATTGCCTCCTGCTCCTGCAGGGATTTCGCCACCTTGATCGCATCGGCGCGCAGCGCCTCCGATTCGGTGCGCAGCTTCTGCGCCTCGCGCTCCAGCTCCGCCTTGCGGCGGGCATCGCGCTCCAGCGCCTGCTCGATGGCTTTCAGCTTGCCATCCGGGGCAGGTTGAGGAATCGGTGCCGATTGCTGGGAAAAAGCCGGCCCTGCAAGAGAACCGGCCAGAAATAGGGAAAGCGCCGCCACCGCGAGGCAGCGGCCAGAAAGCGTGCCGCGGGAGGCGTTATGCCGTGGCACGGGCCTCCGCCTCGGCCTTTGCCGCCCCTTTCGACGATGCCGTCAGGGTCAGTAGCGAGCGGCCGGTCATTTCCTCCGGCTGCGGCAGGCCCAGCAGTTGCAGCAGCGTCGGCGCGACGTCGGCCAGGATGCCGTCCTTCAACCCGACAGCCTCCTTCGGGCCATTCACCAGGATCGCCGGCACCAGATTCAGCGTGTGCGCCGTGTGCGCCTCATGCGTGTCCGGGTCCTGCATCATCTCGATATTGCCGTGGTCGGCGGTGACCAGCATGACGCCGCCGGCCTCCTGTATCGCCGTCTCAAGCCGGCCAAGGCTGGCATCGACGGTCTGCGCCGCCTTGATCGCGGCCTCCAGATTGCCGGTATGGCCGACCATGTCGCCATTGGCGTAATTCACCACGATCAGATCGAAATCGCCCGAGCCAATGGCTGCCACCAGTTTGTCGGTCAGCTCCGGCGCCGACATTTCCGGCTGCAGATCGTAGGTCTTCACCTTCGGGGAGGGCACCAGGATGCGGCTTTCGCCCGGAAATTCCGTCTCCACGCCGCCATTCAGGAAGAAGGTGACGTGGGCGTATTTCTCCGTCTCGGCGATGCGCAGCTGGCGCAGGCCGGCATCGGACACCACCGCGCCCAGCACATTCTCCAGCGTGCCCGGCGCGAACAGGCAGGGCATGAACTTCGCCAGCGCCGAGGAATATTCGACCATGCCCAGCACCGCGCCGAGTTGCGGCACACGGGCACGCGGGAACCCGTCAAAGGCGGGGTCGAGCAGCGCGGTCAGCAATTCGCGGGCGCGGTCGGCGCGGAAATTCGCCATCAGCACGCCATCGCCATCGCGCATGCCGGCATAGCCGGCGATGCTGGCCGGCGTAACGAATTCGTCGGTCTCGTCCCGCTCATAGGCGGCCTTGATGGCCGCCAGGGCGTTCTCCGCCGCATTGCCCTTGCCATCGACGGTCACTTCATAGGCCTGCTCCACCCGGTCCCAGCGCTTGTCGCGATCCATCGCGAAGAAGCGGCCGGAAACGGTGGCGATGGTCGCCGCATCGCCCAGATCGGCGAGGAACTTCTCCATATAGCCGAGCGCGCTCTTCGGCGGGGTGTCGCGCCCGTCGAGGAAGGCGTGGATCTTCACCGCCACACCCTCAGCCGCCAGCAGCTTCGCCAGTGCCACCATATGGTCCTGATGCGAATGCACGCCGCCCGGCGAGACGAGGCCCAGCAGATGGCAGGCGCCGCCGCTCTGCTTCAGCGACGCAATGAATTTCGCCAGCTCCGGATTCTTCGCCAGCGATCCGTCGGCAATAGCCTGGTCGATGCGCGGCAGCTCCTGCATCACCTTGCGGCCGGCGCCGAGATTCATGTGGCCGACCTCGGAATTGCCCATCTGCCCGGAAGGCAGGCCGACATGCAGTTCCGACGCGTTCAGAAGGGAACGCGGGCAGCTTGCCATCAGCCGGTCCCAGACCGGCGTTTTGGCCAGCAGGATACCGTTATTCTCGCGCTCCTCGCGATAGCCCCAGCCATCAAGGATGCACAGCACAACAGGCCCGCGCGGTTTCGGCAGGCGACGGGAATCGGGGGAATGGGTCATATCGTTCATGGCGTCAATATAGGCCTCTGGAGCGCCCCCGCACAGGGGCAATCTGTGGGGCAATCTGTCGCAAAACAAGGCATTTCCAACGTTTTACCCTATCAGCGATGCCCTACTCGCGATGGTAGGGATGACCGGCCAGGATCTGCTGCGCCCGGTAGAGCTGTTCGGCCAGCATGCCGCGCACCATCATGTGCGGCCAGGTCGCCCGCCCGAAGGCCAGCAGCAGATCGGCCTGCCGCCTGACATTCTCGTCCAGCCCGTCGGCACCGCCGATGACGAAGGCGATGTCGCCGGTGCCGCCATCGCGCCAGCCGCCCAGCGTGGCGGCCAGATCGGCGCTGGAAAGGTCGCGCCCGCGCTCGTCGAGGGCTACCAGCCGGGCGCCGGACGGCACCGCTTCCAGCAGCAGGGCCGCCTCGCGCGCCATCATCTCCGGCGCCGGCAGCTTCGCCTTGACCTCCATCTCCTTCAGAACGACCGGCCAGCGCGAGCGTTCCGCATAATGCCGGTACAGATCGCGCAGGATACCGGGCTTCGCCTTGCCGATAGCGGCGATGGTGACGCGCACCTACCGGCTCAAGCGGTCACGGCAACGGTGCTGATCTCCGCCGCGGCCGGCACTTCCAACCCCCACATCTTCTCCAGATTGTAGAAGGCGCGGACTTCCGGCCGGAACAGATGGATGACGATATCGCCGCCATCGATCAGCACCCAGTCGCCCTGCCCCAGCCCTTCGGCGCCGACCTGCGCCACGCCGGCGGCCTTCAGCCGTTCGCGCAGATGTTCGGCAATGGCACTGACCTGCCGCGAGGAGCGGCCGGAGGCGATCACCATATAATCGGCAAAACTGGATTTCCCGGCGAGATCGATGACAATGACGTTCTCCGCCTTGTCGTCGTCCAGCGATTTCTCAACGATGGCCAGCAACTGTGCCGCCCCGTTATCCGAAAGCTTCTTCTTGGAAGACTTCCGCTTAACCTTTGCTTCTTGCATCATCCTCGCAGTCAATTACCCGCCCGACTCTTGCCCCAATGGCTTTCCGGCCGA
This sequence is a window from Oceanibaculum indicum P24. Protein-coding genes within it:
- the rsfS gene encoding ribosome silencing factor encodes the protein MLAIVEKSLDDDKAENVIVIDLAGKSSFADYMVIASGRSSRQVSAIAEHLRERLKAAGVAQVGAEGLGQGDWVLIDGGDIVIHLFRPEVRAFYNLEKMWGLEVPAAAEISTVAVTA
- the gpmI gene encoding 2,3-bisphosphoglycerate-independent phosphoglycerate mutase, yielding MNDMTHSPDSRRLPKPRGPVVLCILDGWGYREERENNGILLAKTPVWDRLMASCPRSLLNASELHVGLPSGQMGNSEVGHMNLGAGRKVMQELPRIDQAIADGSLAKNPELAKFIASLKQSGGACHLLGLVSPGGVHSHQDHMVALAKLLAAEGVAVKIHAFLDGRDTPPKSALGYMEKFLADLGDAATIATVSGRFFAMDRDKRWDRVEQAYEVTVDGKGNAAENALAAIKAAYERDETDEFVTPASIAGYAGMRDGDGVLMANFRADRARELLTALLDPAFDGFPRARVPQLGAVLGMVEYSSALAKFMPCLFAPGTLENVLGAVVSDAGLRQLRIAETEKYAHVTFFLNGGVETEFPGESRILVPSPKVKTYDLQPEMSAPELTDKLVAAIGSGDFDLIVVNYANGDMVGHTGNLEAAIKAAQTVDASLGRLETAIQEAGGVMLVTADHGNIEMMQDPDTHEAHTAHTLNLVPAILVNGPKEAVGLKDGILADVAPTLLQLLGLPQPEEMTGRSLLTLTASSKGAAKAEAEARATA
- the rlmH gene encoding 23S rRNA (pseudouridine(1915)-N(3))-methyltransferase RlmH, giving the protein MRVTIAAIGKAKPGILRDLYRHYAERSRWPVVLKEMEVKAKLPAPEMMAREAALLLEAVPSGARLVALDERGRDLSSADLAATLGGWRDGGTGDIAFVIGGADGLDENVRRQADLLLAFGRATWPHMMVRGMLAEQLYRAQQILAGHPYHRE